The following coding sequences are from one Culex quinquefasciatus strain JHB chromosome 1, VPISU_Cqui_1.0_pri_paternal, whole genome shotgun sequence window:
- the LOC119771206 gene encoding uncharacterized protein LOC119771206 isoform X1, whose protein sequence is MDRRSGCEFAPVAFGGGAPGLVVDSQLPRNWDEIIHEMVLPKRCVNNKIALKKIIKTVFGQVRESYFHGEEKVPTKRRTTRSGIIGGGQSGCCTRCRRFKNTAITFPQMFTSRRRSLSRMNLGSVPEKLCHSRRRMKCSKSNSVPRDSSTPSSGCASRIGKSTFRHFTSQPGNVDHFSRINSQLLQKCPDEGRQRDHHVLYTAVAHRNVHPEPSSLESSEVNGGVP, encoded by the exons ATGG ATCGGAGGTCGGGATGTGAATTTGCACCGGTTGCATTCGGTGGTGGTGCCCCGGGATTGGTGGTTGATAGTCAATTGCcgc GGAACTGGGACGAGATCATCCATGAGATGGTACTGCCGAAGCGTTGCGTGAACAACAAGATTGCCTTAAAGAAGATTATAAAAACGGTTTTTGGACAAGTACGAGAAAGCTATTTTCACGGTGAGGAGAAGGTTCCGACCAAGAGGAGGACGACGAGGAGTGGGATTATCGGAGGTGGTCAGAgcggatgttgcactcggtgccggcggtttaAAAACACCG caATTACCTTCCCACAAATGTTCACCTCGCGACGGCGCAGCTTAAGCCGAATGAACCTGGGCAGTGTGCCGGAAAAACTGTGTCATTCTCGAAGGAGGATGAAGTGCTCGAAATCGAATTCCGTTCCGAGGGACTCATCAACCCCAAGttccggatgcgcttccagGATCGGGAAATCCACGTTCAGGCACTTCACTTCCCAGCCGGGAAACGTCGACCACTTTTCCCGAATCAACAGCCAACTTCTCCAAAAATGTCCTGATGAAGGCCGGCAACGTGACCATCATGTTCTCTACACTGCTGTCGCGCATCGGAACGTCCATCCGGAACCGTCCAGCTTGGAGTCTTCGGAAGTGAACGGTGGCGTACCGTAA
- the LOC6039173 gene encoding LOW QUALITY PROTEIN: gustatory and odorant receptor 22 (The sequence of the model RefSeq protein was modified relative to this genomic sequence to represent the inferred CDS: inserted 1 base in 1 codon), protein MVIKDSDFDESLNYALLRGDMGAIWDTTKDQRLMNGTMNPELIQRSKERAIRAQLNSADGDTAETHDQFYRDHKLLLVLFRALAVMPILRSSPGRITFNWRSWASIYAYCFYFLSTIVVLVVGYERIKVLQETKKFDEYIYGVLFVIFLVPHFWIPFVGWGVAKHVAVYKTMWGAFQVRYYRVTGTNLQFPXLKVLIVIFSIGCLICAIVFLLSLSFLLEGFLLWHTTAYYHIITTLNMSSALWYINCRGIRVASSSLSDRFRKDVAIECTAAIISQYRFLWLNLSEMLQALGNAYARTYSTYCLFMFVNITIAIYGALSEVIDHGFQFSFKEIGLIVDTVYCSTLLFIFCDCSHNATLQVAQGVQDTLLSINLLKVDLPTQKEIDLFIQAIEMNPAIVSLKGYAEVNRELLTSSIATIAIYLVVLLQFKLSLISQQMPVDLLENLQKAHAH, encoded by the exons ATGGTCATCAAGGACAGTGACTTTGACGAGTCGTTGAACTATGcgttgctgcgtggtgacatgGGTGCCATTTGGGACACAACAAAGGACCAGCGGCTGATGAACGGAACGATGAACCCGGAACTTATTCAGCGTTCCAAGGAACGAGCCATCCGTGCCCAGCTGAACTCTGCGGACGGAGATACAGCCGAAACGCACGATCAGTTCTACCGGGATCATAAGCTGCTGCTTGTGTTGTTCCGCGCTCTTGCCGTCATGCCTATTTTGCGATCTTCACCAGGACGAATCACGTTCAACTGGAGGTCCTGGGCATCAATCTACGCGTATTGCTTCTATTTCCTCAGTACGATCGTTGTGCTTGTAGTCGGCTATGAAAGAATCAAAGTGTTGCAGGAAACGAAGAAATTCGACGAATACATCTACGGCGTCCTGTTCGTGATCTTTCTCGTGCCCCACTTTTGGATCCCTTTCGTTGGGTGGGGTGTGGCGAAGCACGTCGCGGTCTACAAAACCATGTGGGGAGCCTTCCAAGTACGCTACTATCGTGTCACCGGAACGAATCTTCAGTTCC ACCTGAAAGTTCTAATCGTTATATTCTCCATTGGTTGTCTGATTTGCGCGATCGTGTTCCTTTTATCGCTCAGCTTCCTGCTGGAAGGATTCCTCCTGTGGCACACAACAGCCTATTATCACATCATCACGACCCTGAACATGAGCAGCGCCCTTTGGTACATCAACTGTCGCGGCATCCGAGTGGCCTCGTCCAGCCTGTCCGATCGGTTCCGCAAGGACGTCGCGATCGAGTGTACCGCCGCGATCATCTCCCAGTACCGCTTTCTCTGGTTGAATCTAAGCGAAATGCTGCAAGCTCTCGGAAACGCTTACGCCCGGACGTATTCCACGTACTGCCTATTCATGTTCGTGAACATTACGATCGCCATCTACGGCGCCCTCTCCGAAGTGATCGACCACGGGTTCCAATTTTCGTTTAAGGAGATCGGTCTCATCGTAGACACGGTCTACTGCTCAACTCTGCTCTTTATCTTTTGCGACTGCTCGCACAACGCCACCCTGCAGGTCGCTCAAGGAGTTCAGGATACCCTTCTCAGTATCAACCTGCTGAAAGTGGACCTCCCGACTCAAAAGGAGATCGATCTCTTCATCCAAGCCATAGAAATGAACCCAGCGATCGTCAGTCTTAAAGGGTACGCCGAAGTAAACCGGGAGCTGCTCACTTCG AGCATCGCGACGATCGCGATCTACTTGGTGGTGCTGCTGCAGTTCAAGCTATCGCTCATTTCCCAACAGATGCCGGTCGATTTGCTGGAGAATTTACAGAAAGCTCACGCTCACTAA
- the LOC6039174 gene encoding putative hydroxypyruvate isomerase produces the protein MSSPSSSLRFCANLNFMFTECGDLLGRYALAKAAGFTGVEGPFPPDQVSVEQLVKVRQETGLEQVLMNIALGDAPEGQFGCAAIPGQEANFRANLERTVKYAKAVNCKKIHIMAGKLACAPSAEHDSTYVQNLKTAASLLEQNDILGVIEPINKYALPGYYLACYEKAINVLQQVSSPNLKLMFDIYHAQHIRGDISNGIREYGSFIGHIQLAQVPGRQEPDSEGELNYAYVLGQLEANGYGDWVGCEYKPRGKTEEGLGWLRTFGYWNR, from the exons atgtcgtcgccgtcgtcctCGCTACGGTTCTGCGCCAATCTGAACTTTATGTTTACCGAATGTGGCGACCTGCTGGGTCGGTACGCGCTGGCCAAGGCCGCCGGGTTCACCGGCGTCGAGGGGCCCTTTCCGCCGGACCAGGTCAGCGTGGAGCAGCTGGTGAAAGTACGCCAGGAAACCGGCCTCGAACAGGTGTTGATGAACATTGCGCTGG GTGACGCCCCCGAAGGACAGTTTGGATGTGCGGCCATTCCCGGCCAAGAGGCCAACTTTAGGGCGAATCTGGAGCGGACAGTCAAGTACGCCAAGGCGGTCAATTGCAAAAA AATCCACATCATGGCCGGCAAGCTGGCGTGCGCTCCCTCGGCGGAGCACGATTCAACCTACGTCCAGAACCTCAAGACTGCCGCATCGCTTTTGGAGCAAAACGACATCCTGGGCGTGATCGAGCCCATCAACAAGTACGCCCTTCCTGGATACTATCTTGCATGCTAcgagaaag cgATCAACGTCCTCCAGCAGGTCAGCAGTCCCAACCTGAAGCTCATGTTCGACATTTACCACGCGCAGCACATCCGGGGTGACATTAGCAATGGGATCCGCGAGTACGGTTCGTTCATCGGGCACATACAGCTAGCGCAGGTCCCCGGCCGGCAGGAGCCGGACTCCGAGGGTGAACTGAACTACGCGTACGTGCTGGGCCAGCTCGAGGCGAACGGTTACGGCGACTGGGTTGGTTGCGAGTACAAACCCAGGGGAAAAACCGAGGAAGGTCTCGGCTGGTTACGTACCTTTGGCTACTGGAATCGATGA
- the LOC119771206 gene encoding uncharacterized protein LOC119771206 isoform X2, whose amino-acid sequence MDRRSGCEFAPVAFGGGAPGLVVDSQLPRNWDEIIHEMVLPKRCVNNKIALKKIIKTVFGQVRESYFHGEEKVPTKRRTTRSGIIGGGQSGCCTRCRRFKNTAITFPQMFTSRRRSLSRMNLGSVPEKLCHSRRRMKCSKSNSVPRDSSTPSSGCASRIGKSTFRHFTSQPGNVDHFSRINSQLLQKCPDEGRQRDHHVLYTAVAHRNVHPEPSSLESSEVNGGVP is encoded by the exons ATGG ATCGGAGGTCGGGATGTGAATTTGCACCGGTTGCATTCGGTGGTGGTGCCCCGGGATTGGTGGTTGATAGTCA ATTGCCGCGGAACTGGGACGAGATCATCCATGAGATGGTACTGCCGAAGCGTTGCGTGAACAACAAGATTGCCTTAAAGAAGATTATAAAAACGGTTTTTGGACAAGTACGAGAAAGCTATTTTCACGGTGAGGAGAAGGTTCCGACCAAGAGGAGGACGACGAGGAGTGGGATTATCGGAGGTGGTCAGAgcggatgttgcactcggtgccggcggtttaAAAACACCG caATTACCTTCCCACAAATGTTCACCTCGCGACGGCGCAGCTTAAGCCGAATGAACCTGGGCAGTGTGCCGGAAAAACTGTGTCATTCTCGAAGGAGGATGAAGTGCTCGAAATCGAATTCCGTTCCGAGGGACTCATCAACCCCAAGttccggatgcgcttccagGATCGGGAAATCCACGTTCAGGCACTTCACTTCCCAGCCGGGAAACGTCGACCACTTTTCCCGAATCAACAGCCAACTTCTCCAAAAATGTCCTGATGAAGGCCGGCAACGTGACCATCATGTTCTCTACACTGCTGTCGCGCATCGGAACGTCCATCCGGAACCGTCCAGCTTGGAGTCTTCGGAAGTGAACGGTGGCGTACCGTAA